The following are from one region of the Candidatus Protochlamydia phocaeensis genome:
- a CDS encoding helix-turn-helix transcriptional regulator, producing MSEELNVYFPIAEAIAQLLHPWAEVVIHDLKTRTIAALFNNFSKRAIGEDSLLEEEIQMALLPAVFETYYKTNWDGRKLKSTTAVLRSSGGQAIGLLCINLDISKMEECQKLIQLFIAPTAVTLPKELFSEDWKEKISVFVHDFLQVRHLTLQSLSKEQKKELVRLLHQEGAFRAKNAAHYVGSVLGISRATVYKYLGELSSTEVHQS from the coding sequence ATGTCTGAAGAATTAAATGTGTATTTTCCAATTGCTGAGGCGATAGCCCAATTGCTTCATCCTTGGGCAGAAGTTGTCATTCACGATCTCAAAACGCGCACTATTGCCGCTCTCTTTAATAATTTTTCCAAGCGGGCGATCGGAGAGGACTCGCTTTTGGAAGAAGAGATTCAAATGGCTTTGCTGCCTGCTGTCTTTGAAACGTATTATAAAACGAATTGGGATGGCAGGAAGCTTAAATCAACGACCGCTGTTTTGCGCAGTAGTGGGGGGCAAGCGATCGGTCTGCTATGCATTAATTTAGACATTTCCAAAATGGAAGAATGTCAAAAGCTTATTCAACTTTTTATAGCTCCTACTGCTGTGACTTTGCCAAAAGAGCTCTTTAGCGAAGATTGGAAAGAGAAGATCAGCGTCTTTGTGCATGATTTTCTTCAGGTTCGCCATTTGACTTTACAAAGCCTATCAAAAGAACAAAAAAAAGAGCTGGTCCGTCTGCTTCATCAAGAAGGCGCTTTCCGTGCAAAAAATGCAGCCCATTATGTGGGAAGCGTCTTGGGCATTTCGCGTGCAACCGTCTATAAATATTTAGGAGAGCTTTCATCTACAGAGGTTCATCAATCATGA
- a CDS encoding aminotransferase class I/II-fold pyridoxal phosphate-dependent enzyme: MKLPIFKLEDYFSRWEFKAPFLLGQSDAERWDLSDLLALADKESRKLWDTLHLGYTETQGLPLLRQEISALYSSLKDQQVLCFAGAEEGIFCAMNALIRPGDHVIAITPCYQSLETLPRSLQADVSLVALNPSDWSLDLDDMRRAMKPSTRLIVVNFPHNPTGAIIPYEILKGIIELARQCGAYVFSDEVYRDLEIEEKDRLPAVADLYEKGISLGVMSKAFGLAGLRIGWLACQDAGFLEQAAQFKHYLSICNSGPSEILALIGLRAKQALLARNRKIMRDNLALLDAFFARYSPFFHWVRPKGGCIGFPRLLTGKKNVEQFSQELIEQEGVLILPGSVYNDTQNHFRIGFGRRNMPEALVKLERFLENNRQALHG; encoded by the coding sequence ATGAAATTGCCAATTTTCAAATTAGAAGATTACTTCTCCAGATGGGAGTTCAAGGCTCCTTTCCTTTTAGGACAATCCGATGCGGAAAGATGGGATTTATCCGATCTGCTGGCCTTAGCCGATAAAGAAAGCCGCAAGCTTTGGGATACCCTTCATTTAGGGTATACGGAAACACAAGGCCTTCCGCTTCTTAGGCAAGAAATCAGCGCGCTTTATTCTTCATTGAAGGACCAGCAAGTGCTTTGCTTTGCAGGGGCGGAAGAAGGCATTTTTTGCGCTATGAATGCTCTGATTCGGCCAGGAGATCATGTCATCGCGATTACGCCTTGTTACCAATCTTTGGAAACGCTTCCTCGCAGCTTGCAAGCAGATGTTTCTTTGGTTGCACTCAATCCTTCCGATTGGAGCTTAGATTTGGACGACATGCGCAGAGCTATGAAGCCTTCTACACGCTTGATCGTCGTCAATTTCCCTCATAATCCTACGGGAGCTATCATTCCTTATGAGATTTTAAAAGGGATTATTGAGTTAGCCCGTCAATGCGGGGCATATGTCTTCTCAGACGAGGTCTATCGCGACTTAGAGATAGAGGAAAAAGATCGCTTGCCAGCCGTTGCCGATCTTTACGAAAAAGGAATCAGTTTGGGCGTTATGTCCAAAGCTTTCGGCCTGGCCGGACTGCGCATCGGCTGGCTAGCCTGCCAAGATGCCGGCTTCCTTGAACAAGCGGCTCAATTCAAGCATTATCTATCCATTTGCAATAGCGGCCCGAGCGAGATTTTGGCTTTGATTGGCCTTCGAGCCAAGCAAGCCCTTCTTGCCCGCAATCGAAAGATCATGCGAGATAATTTAGCTCTATTGGATGCCTTCTTCGCACGCTACTCTCCTTTCTTCCATTGGGTACGCCCCAAAGGAGGATGTATTGGATTTCCGCGCCTTCTGACAGGCAAAAAAAATGTCGAGCAATTTTCCCAAGAATTGATCGAGCAAGAAGGTGTACTTATCCTTCCGGGAAGCGTATACAATGACACTCAAAATCATTTTCGAATTGGATTCGGCCGTCGCAATATGCCAGAGGCCTTAGTTAAATTAGAACGCTTCCTTGAGAACAATAGGCAGGCCCTTCATGGGTAG
- a CDS encoding DUF2608 domain-containing protein: MQTVSSCIIPIYSLLELPKWAFKEQNEEDIHPHHLKVIALDFDQTLAKACSCFGSEHWYHFLVKHNQEASLPADIHYPWSVKVRYRVSYTACENAEKIRSLIKKFRESNWMVVILTSRGPDMKEVTLKHIQEANLPFDEQDIIFNLEEGDAFQRKKHNRLMGKLAQSPRWEYATKLTVLFADDHFPHCEDLVSLPSLKITQEKFIETHVHAFHYLKEPPSAHLSSKQMKNLTIQLQAYKEQRTLPEDDEEPNIEHVKRAQHALEIADLTEKKLFEALEKIAQLEGMPFKVL, translated from the coding sequence ATGCAAACTGTCTCATCTTGTATTATCCCTATTTATAGTCTTTTAGAATTACCGAAATGGGCATTCAAAGAGCAGAATGAAGAGGACATTCATCCTCACCATTTGAAGGTAATCGCTTTAGACTTTGATCAGACTTTAGCAAAGGCCTGTAGCTGTTTCGGATCCGAACATTGGTATCATTTTCTCGTCAAACATAATCAAGAAGCTAGCCTTCCTGCCGATATTCATTATCCCTGGTCAGTGAAAGTTCGCTATAGAGTGTCTTATACAGCGTGTGAAAATGCCGAAAAAATTAGAAGCCTTATCAAAAAATTTAGAGAGTCTAACTGGATGGTGGTGATCCTAACGTCCCGGGGACCGGATATGAAAGAAGTCACACTTAAACATATCCAAGAAGCCAATCTTCCTTTCGATGAACAAGATATCATTTTCAATTTAGAAGAAGGAGATGCTTTCCAAAGGAAAAAGCATAACCGCCTAATGGGTAAATTAGCCCAATCCCCCAGATGGGAATATGCCACTAAGCTGACCGTCCTATTTGCCGATGACCATTTTCCCCACTGTGAAGACCTAGTCAGCCTGCCAAGCCTTAAAATCACTCAAGAGAAATTTATTGAAACACATGTACATGCTTTCCATTATCTTAAAGAGCCCCCTTCCGCCCACCTTTCCTCAAAGCAAATGAAAAACCTAACTATTCAATTGCAAGCTTATAAAGAGCAGCGCACCTTACCAGAGGATGATGAAGAACCTAATATCGAACACGTCAAGAGGGCTCAGCACGCGCTCGAAATAGCCGATCTTACTGAAAAGAAGTTATTTGAAGCATTGGAAAAGATAGCCCAACTAGAAGGGATGCCATTTAAAGTTTTATAA
- a CDS encoding ABC transporter permease encodes MKRLLFAGAFFLILILIWQFLIYANIWSHVLIPSPVEVIQYLIASTKDGTLLSATYVTLRRLLQGYAVGLIVGIPIGLLNARFQLFEDTIGTIALGMQTLPSVCWAPLAILWFGQTEKAMFFIVVMGSVWSIALATDTGVRNVPTIYIRAARTLGSKGLHTWLKVILPASLPFIITGMKQGWAFAWRSLMAAEIYITVLTGFGLGNLLHYGRELHAMDGVVGVMIVIIIIGLSVDKFIFSSLENFVHMRWGTQKSIRQL; translated from the coding sequence ATGAAACGTTTACTATTTGCCGGTGCTTTCTTTTTGATCCTTATCTTGATTTGGCAGTTTTTAATCTATGCCAATATCTGGTCTCATGTTTTGATTCCTTCTCCGGTGGAAGTTATTCAATATTTGATCGCCTCGACTAAGGACGGCACTCTTCTTTCCGCCACTTATGTGACGTTGAGGCGTTTATTGCAAGGGTATGCGGTCGGTCTTATCGTCGGCATTCCTATAGGCTTATTAAATGCCCGCTTTCAACTATTTGAAGACACAATTGGCACAATCGCTTTAGGAATGCAAACCTTGCCAAGCGTCTGTTGGGCCCCTCTGGCCATTTTATGGTTTGGGCAGACGGAAAAAGCCATGTTTTTTATTGTCGTTATGGGATCTGTCTGGTCAATTGCTCTGGCCACCGATACAGGCGTAAGGAATGTACCAACTATTTATATTAGAGCCGCAAGGACATTGGGATCAAAAGGATTGCATACGTGGCTAAAAGTGATTTTACCAGCTTCTTTGCCCTTTATCATCACTGGCATGAAGCAAGGGTGGGCCTTTGCCTGGCGTTCTCTGATGGCTGCTGAAATTTATATTACGGTATTGACAGGATTTGGATTGGGAAATTTACTTCATTATGGAAGAGAGCTGCATGCCATGGATGGCGTTGTAGGCGTCATGATTGTGATTATTATTATCGGATTGTCTGTCGATAAATTCATCTTTTCCTCATTAGAAAATTTTGTCCATATGCGCTGGGGAACGCAAAAGTCAATCCGGCAATTATAA
- a CDS encoding ABC transporter ATP-binding protein yields the protein MNPPKIVIDHVYKQFKIKTNDVQALENIYMEIQEGEFVCLVGPSGCGKTTLLNLIAGLDFPDKGAVYDNGRPITGPSSDRMVMFQEAALFPWLDVLDNVLFGLKLKKDLSSTQRLELAKFYLRLVGLEKFMHARVYELSGGMKQRVALARALAPDPHLLLMDEPFAALDALTREQLYDDIQKIWQKQRKTIIFVTHNVSEAVCLGDRVFLFASNPGRIKEQFLIPLPRLREIRSVEVAQFASEITHVLKSSFSSFEQP from the coding sequence ATGAATCCTCCTAAAATCGTCATAGACCATGTTTATAAGCAATTTAAGATAAAGACCAATGATGTTCAAGCGCTTGAAAATATTTATATGGAAATTCAAGAGGGGGAATTCGTTTGTCTAGTCGGGCCTTCGGGATGCGGAAAAACCACTTTGCTGAATCTGATTGCCGGGCTGGATTTTCCGGACAAGGGAGCGGTTTACGATAATGGCCGGCCGATTACAGGACCTAGCAGCGATCGCATGGTGATGTTCCAAGAGGCGGCTCTTTTTCCGTGGTTGGATGTCTTAGACAATGTCTTATTTGGGCTAAAGCTAAAAAAAGACCTCTCTTCCACACAACGTTTAGAATTGGCCAAATTTTATCTCCGTCTTGTCGGGCTGGAGAAATTTATGCATGCCAGAGTTTATGAACTATCAGGGGGGATGAAACAGCGTGTGGCGCTTGCACGTGCTTTGGCTCCCGATCCGCATCTGCTTTTAATGGATGAGCCTTTTGCGGCTTTAGATGCCTTGACTCGCGAGCAGCTTTATGATGACATTCAAAAGATTTGGCAAAAACAGCGTAAAACAATTATTTTTGTGACCCATAATGTATCGGAAGCGGTCTGCTTAGGAGACCGTGTTTTCTTATTTGCTTCCAACCCTGGTAGGATAAAAGAGCAATTTCTCATCCCTCTTCCTCGCTTAAGGGAGATACGCAGTGTGGAAGTCGCTCAATTTGCCAGTGAAATCACCCATGTTCTCAAATCCAGTTTTTCTTCCTTTGAGCAGCCATGA
- a CDS encoding ABC transporter substrate-binding protein: protein MLKKKIFLNILFFLLTSSFLVAKEKTVIRIGHFATVTHAQAVIGHGLTRESKGWFENYLGPDIELQWFVYSDGPSAMEALFADSIDLTYVGPSPTINAYVRAKGQHIRIVCGACSGGSALVVQPDRIESVADFKGKKIATPQLGNTQDVMARAWLYSKGFQFNLFGGDVTVLPMNGVDQLTLFQQRDLDAAWTVEPWVSRLVIEAKGKVFLEESDLWALTGGKYITTHLVCNESFLKKQADLVKKWILAHIELTEWIEAYEAKAKALFNEEIKRETFVSLSPAVLDRAWKQINLTYAPIQASLYRYADWAYELGFLKQEPQLEHIYDLHLLREVLDEKETFKKKMLPLQIKRTP, encoded by the coding sequence ATGCTGAAGAAAAAAATATTCTTAAACATCTTATTTTTTTTGCTTACCAGCTCTTTTCTTGTCGCTAAGGAAAAGACGGTGATCCGGATTGGGCATTTTGCAACGGTCACGCATGCTCAGGCCGTAATTGGGCATGGATTGACAAGGGAATCAAAAGGATGGTTTGAAAATTATTTAGGCCCCGATATCGAATTGCAATGGTTTGTCTATTCGGACGGGCCGAGTGCCATGGAAGCCCTTTTTGCCGATTCGATCGATTTAACTTATGTAGGGCCTAGTCCAACCATTAATGCGTATGTAAGGGCGAAAGGGCAGCATATCCGCATTGTTTGCGGAGCCTGCAGCGGAGGGTCCGCTTTAGTTGTTCAGCCGGATAGAATTGAGTCCGTTGCAGATTTTAAGGGGAAAAAAATTGCCACCCCTCAATTGGGTAATACACAGGATGTCATGGCACGCGCATGGTTGTACTCCAAAGGATTTCAATTTAATTTATTCGGAGGAGATGTCACGGTGCTTCCCATGAATGGAGTGGATCAATTGACTTTATTTCAGCAAAGAGATTTAGATGCGGCATGGACAGTCGAACCTTGGGTTAGCCGCCTTGTCATAGAAGCGAAAGGAAAAGTCTTTTTGGAAGAAAGCGATCTGTGGGCTTTAACGGGAGGCAAGTATATCACCACCCACCTTGTTTGCAATGAAAGTTTTTTAAAAAAACAGGCGGATTTAGTTAAAAAATGGATTTTAGCTCATATTGAGTTGACAGAATGGATAGAAGCTTATGAGGCCAAGGCTAAGGCCTTATTTAATGAGGAGATAAAAAGGGAAACGTTTGTTTCCTTGTCTCCCGCTGTTCTTGATCGCGCCTGGAAGCAGATCAATTTAACCTATGCGCCTATTCAAGCCTCTTTATACCGCTATGCAGATTGGGCTTATGAGTTGGGCTTTCTTAAGCAGGAGCCTCAACTTGAGCATATCTATGATTTGCATTTATTAAGAGAGGTATTAGATGAAAAAGAAACCTTTAAAAAGAAGATGTTGCCTTTACAAATTAAGCGGACGCCATGA
- a CDS encoding serine hydrolase domain-containing protein, producing MIKVKPEEVGLSSGRLSQINKLVQSYIQAELVPGAIALVARRGKIAHFGTYGKMDVENEKFMREEAIFRLYSMTKPIIAVALLVLYEQGHFQLSDPVSKFIPEFLSLGVFEEGTATQFSTVPAGREMTIRDLLLHTSGLTHYLLNLSPVGDMYRSAGIVGMHSERDLKHMIQQLSQLPLAFQPGKQWHYSISYDVIAYLIEYFSGMRLDEFINKKITAPLNMLDTAFHLPKHKQNRFTTLYSKDSSQIVASKLVRADEERHTTHFFNSPSFLSGGGGMVSTGMDYLRFCQMLLNRGEMDGNRILSRKTIELMTTNHLAGDLGQFSQEGISHEISPEGIGFGLGVAVMLDPAKAQILGTPGEYSWNGMASTSFFIDPKEELIGIFLTQVMPSHHYSFQRDFRVAVYQSLLN from the coding sequence ATGATCAAAGTCAAGCCGGAAGAAGTCGGCCTATCTTCCGGGCGTTTAAGCCAAATCAATAAATTGGTGCAAAGCTATATTCAGGCAGAATTAGTACCGGGGGCTATTGCATTAGTTGCACGCCGTGGAAAAATCGCGCACTTTGGCACTTATGGCAAAATGGATGTGGAAAATGAAAAATTTATGCGGGAAGAGGCTATTTTTCGCCTTTATTCAATGACCAAGCCCATTATTGCCGTCGCTTTGCTTGTTCTGTATGAACAAGGCCATTTTCAGCTTTCAGATCCCGTATCAAAATTTATTCCGGAATTTCTCAGTCTAGGTGTATTTGAAGAGGGAACAGCTACCCAATTCTCAACAGTGCCTGCTGGAAGAGAGATGACTATCAGGGACCTTCTTCTGCATACTTCCGGACTTACCCATTATCTACTCAATCTTTCGCCCGTCGGAGACATGTACCGGTCTGCCGGCATAGTAGGCATGCACTCCGAAAGAGATTTGAAGCACATGATCCAACAGTTAAGCCAATTGCCTTTGGCCTTTCAACCCGGCAAGCAATGGCATTACAGCATTAGCTATGATGTCATTGCCTACTTAATTGAATACTTTTCCGGCATGCGCTTAGATGAATTTATCAATAAAAAAATTACAGCCCCGCTGAACATGCTGGATACCGCTTTCCATCTCCCTAAGCACAAGCAAAACCGCTTCACCACCCTCTATTCAAAAGATAGCAGTCAAATCGTAGCTAGCAAACTTGTCCGAGCCGATGAAGAACGCCATACAACGCATTTTTTTAATTCGCCATCTTTTTTATCCGGAGGAGGGGGAATGGTCTCTACAGGAATGGATTATCTGCGCTTCTGTCAGATGCTGCTAAATCGAGGAGAAATGGATGGAAATCGTATTTTAAGTCGCAAAACGATTGAGCTGATGACGACTAACCACTTGGCAGGAGATTTGGGACAGTTCAGCCAGGAAGGAATATCCCATGAAATTAGTCCGGAAGGCATTGGATTTGGCTTAGGAGTCGCCGTCATGCTAGACCCAGCCAAAGCGCAAATTCTTGGAACACCCGGCGAATATTCCTGGAACGGAATGGCGAGTACCAGCTTTTTTATCGATCCTAAAGAAGAATTGATCGGTATTTTTCTCACTCAAGTCATGCCTTCCCATCATTACTCTTTTCAGCGAGATTTTCGAGTCGCCGTTTATCAATCGCTTTTAAATTAA
- a CDS encoding tetratricopeptide repeat protein, with product MKTNFSPFYPEINSFAVFEDDLNSADIGLQPAVPWQGLCLDVISHLACFFDFQDLLHFEQVEKRHLLATHVAWKELRKKDHFQFDWSECQSLPNKEKWNYLFGAMLVQILSMRILFRDHVCLPLMRDTLMAIRMREQFSYIIKNSTLLGTYLSQNLKELSHSSSIQKDILGKLDLNVTSHQEAKIPVNRLFGGDVCLEGLQAFIKWTACLKQPNSPPLVSFDIVKQTLTEASEKGATFPSTILARFQLPLSTPIFASVYLELQQGLAIQAERQGDCRALIELASHSSLPNLEKLHQHSQHPWLLFQLACHYRATDIKKADTFFSQSILGYGKNSPPQLLYKAGLNKCHLNKKEEAAALFEQAIKAYGQNIPLDLRCWAAHVNHLLKNYQKAITLLEGVPFPTLKPRFICLIGFCYFHLGKYGKAEEAFELSLSIYGPNAPIEALWAISRNLYKLKRYKKVILLLKKAIGIYKSQNQPVSPKIYSKLAGCLFELRQYRKACPYFEKAVQGYKFQAPFTTNIRLLERQAANLLKLKRYQKALLVFEKILAVRGTQVSYSVLLDTLTTLLNLKKEAEAELLFNQILVRHGTETADALWQMAQERKESQKGWLCFK from the coding sequence ATGAAAACTAATTTTAGTCCATTTTATCCTGAAATAAATTCTTTTGCTGTCTTTGAAGACGACCTTAACTCAGCGGATATCGGCCTGCAGCCGGCCGTTCCCTGGCAAGGGCTATGCTTGGATGTGATCAGCCATCTTGCCTGCTTTTTCGATTTTCAAGATTTATTGCATTTCGAACAAGTGGAGAAGCGCCATTTATTGGCGACGCATGTGGCTTGGAAAGAGCTTAGAAAGAAGGATCATTTTCAATTTGATTGGTCGGAATGTCAAAGCCTTCCGAATAAAGAAAAATGGAATTATCTATTTGGCGCCATGCTCGTTCAAATACTGAGCATGCGGATTTTGTTTAGAGATCACGTTTGCCTGCCTTTAATGCGAGATACGTTGATGGCAATCAGAATGAGAGAACAATTTTCCTATATCATTAAGAATTCTACGCTATTAGGGACTTATTTATCGCAGAATCTGAAAGAGCTAAGCCATTCTTCATCCATTCAGAAGGACATTCTAGGAAAGCTAGATCTCAATGTGACTTCCCATCAGGAAGCAAAAATACCAGTCAATCGACTTTTTGGAGGAGACGTGTGCCTAGAAGGGCTGCAAGCCTTTATCAAATGGACAGCTTGTTTGAAACAACCCAATTCCCCTCCCTTAGTCTCTTTTGATATCGTCAAACAAACCCTGACTGAAGCAAGCGAGAAAGGCGCCACCTTCCCAAGCACCATTCTAGCTCGTTTTCAGCTGCCCTTGTCCACTCCTATTTTTGCTTCCGTTTATCTTGAGCTGCAGCAGGGGCTTGCCATACAAGCCGAGCGGCAAGGCGACTGCCGCGCTTTAATAGAGTTGGCCTCCCATTCTTCTCTGCCAAATTTAGAGAAACTGCATCAGCATAGCCAGCATCCTTGGCTTTTATTCCAATTAGCTTGCCACTATAGAGCAACAGATATCAAAAAAGCTGATACCTTTTTCTCCCAATCCATCCTTGGATATGGCAAAAATAGTCCTCCACAGCTGTTATATAAAGCCGGCTTAAATAAATGCCACCTAAATAAAAAAGAGGAGGCCGCAGCCCTTTTCGAACAAGCTATTAAAGCGTATGGCCAAAATATTCCTCTAGACTTGCGATGCTGGGCTGCCCATGTCAATCACCTTCTCAAAAACTATCAAAAGGCCATTACTCTTTTAGAGGGCGTCCCGTTTCCTACGTTAAAGCCTAGATTTATTTGCTTAATCGGATTCTGTTATTTTCATCTTGGCAAATATGGGAAGGCTGAAGAGGCTTTTGAACTCTCTTTATCCATTTATGGCCCAAACGCTCCTATAGAAGCTTTGTGGGCAATATCACGCAATTTATACAAGCTCAAAAGATATAAGAAGGTTATCCTTTTGCTTAAAAAAGCAATAGGCATCTACAAGTCCCAAAACCAGCCTGTTTCCCCTAAAATATATTCCAAGCTGGCCGGTTGTTTATTTGAATTGCGCCAATACCGAAAAGCCTGCCCTTATTTCGAGAAAGCTGTTCAAGGCTATAAGTTCCAAGCGCCTTTTACTACTAATATTAGATTACTCGAAAGGCAAGCGGCTAATCTGCTAAAGCTAAAGCGCTATCAGAAGGCTCTCCTTGTCTTTGAAAAAATCCTTGCGGTTCGCGGCACTCAAGTTTCTTATAGCGTGCTCTTAGATACATTAACAACCCTTTTAAATTTGAAAAAGGAAGCGGAAGCTGAACTCTTATTCAACCAAATCTTAGTCAGGCACGGAACAGAAACTGCCGATGCATTGTGGCAAATGGCTCAGGAAAGGAAAGAATCCCAAAAAGGATGGCTTTGCTTTAAATAG
- a CDS encoding ROK family protein: protein MKVQRFSIGIDIGGTNTDAVLVNDQQTIIASVKVTTTREISQGFKTAVASLLKQAAVHPSAVQGVFLGTTHAINAILQRQGLYRVGVIRLAGHQPQTLPSCYQWPKELKQAVLAGARTIDGGFECDGRAIKDLKPDQIANAIEELRKLGAESLAIIGVFSPLSREQEIGVANYVKGEMPISLSCEIGGVGFIERENSTILNAALKKVMAQGFRSLQTACRDLGLNSPLFITQNDGSLMTLQQAIEYPVLTMSAGPTNSFRGGALLAKQTNAIVIDIGGTSTDVGLVSKGFPRRSLNTSLIGGVRLNFSMPDVLSIGLGGGSCISMEAEAFQIGPRSVARELMEKAKAFGGDQLTLTDAALVTGCLCIDQADPERSGLTRDQANRILSQAFAKVSELACAMRGGHDYLPMIIVGGGATLFSCVQMPDNCFLPSYFDVANAYGATLSEIAATIDTVVSLSQREATLESLKSQAVRQAIEQGADPDKVRLIDQHILPYPYLPNQMARVIIRAAGPQKKIKN from the coding sequence ATGAAAGTCCAAAGATTTTCTATTGGAATTGATATTGGTGGGACAAATACTGACGCTGTTTTGGTAAACGATCAGCAAACCATCATAGCAAGCGTTAAAGTGACCACCACTCGGGAGATTAGCCAGGGATTCAAAACGGCAGTCGCTTCCTTATTGAAACAAGCTGCTGTCCATCCCTCTGCCGTTCAAGGGGTTTTTTTGGGGACAACGCATGCGATCAATGCTATTTTACAGCGTCAAGGACTCTATCGCGTGGGCGTCATCCGCCTAGCAGGCCATCAGCCGCAAACGCTTCCTTCTTGCTATCAGTGGCCCAAAGAGCTTAAGCAGGCTGTTTTGGCGGGAGCACGAACGATTGATGGCGGGTTTGAGTGCGATGGAAGGGCGATTAAAGATTTAAAGCCCGATCAAATAGCAAACGCTATCGAAGAGCTGAGAAAGCTTGGAGCGGAAAGTTTGGCAATTATTGGAGTTTTTTCTCCTCTCAGCCGCGAGCAAGAAATAGGCGTTGCAAATTATGTAAAAGGAGAAATGCCTATTTCTCTTTCTTGCGAAATTGGAGGAGTCGGATTCATTGAAAGAGAGAATTCGACCATTCTCAATGCTGCTTTAAAAAAAGTCATGGCGCAAGGTTTCCGCTCTCTGCAAACGGCTTGCCGGGATCTGGGATTGAACAGCCCTTTGTTTATTACTCAAAATGACGGAAGCTTGATGACCCTTCAGCAGGCTATTGAATATCCGGTCTTGACGATGTCGGCCGGTCCGACCAATTCATTTAGAGGGGGCGCCTTGCTGGCCAAGCAAACGAATGCTATTGTGATCGATATTGGTGGAACCTCAACGGATGTCGGCTTAGTCTCAAAAGGATTCCCAAGAAGAAGCCTGAATACCTCATTGATTGGCGGCGTCCGCCTCAATTTTTCCATGCCCGATGTATTGTCCATTGGGCTAGGAGGGGGAAGCTGCATATCGATGGAAGCGGAAGCTTTTCAAATTGGGCCGCGGAGTGTAGCAAGGGAATTGATGGAAAAGGCAAAAGCCTTTGGAGGCGATCAACTGACTTTGACAGATGCTGCATTGGTTACCGGATGTCTCTGCATCGATCAAGCAGATCCTGAGCGAAGTGGCCTCACAAGAGATCAAGCCAATCGCATCCTTTCGCAGGCCTTTGCCAAGGTCAGCGAGCTTGCTTGCGCAATGCGGGGCGGGCATGATTATCTGCCAATGATTATCGTAGGAGGAGGAGCAACCTTATTTTCCTGTGTACAAATGCCTGACAATTGCTTCTTGCCTTCTTATTTTGATGTCGCCAACGCTTATGGAGCGACATTATCTGAAATAGCTGCAACCATTGATACTGTTGTGAGCTTAAGCCAGCGAGAAGCTACATTGGAGTCTTTAAAAAGCCAGGCTGTGCGGCAAGCCATTGAGCAAGGAGCAGATCCAGATAAGGTGCGATTGATTGATCAGCACATTTTACCTTATCCTTATTTGCCCAATCAAATGGCGCGCGTCATTATTCGCGCCGCAGGCCCGCAGAAAAAGATCAAAAATTGA